CCGTTCACCGCGATCTTGGCGAACATCGGGAAGCTGACCTCGTAGCGCAGGCTGCAGAACTGGCGGATCTCCTGGGCATCGCCCGGCTCCTGGTGGCCGAACTGGTCGCAGGGAAAGCCCAGCACCGCAAAGCCCTGGGGCCCGAAGCGGCGCTGCAAGGCCTCCAGCCCCGCGTACTGGGGCGTGAAGCCGCATTGACTGGCGACATTGACCACCAGCAGGGCCTGGCCCGCGTGGTCGCGCAGGTTGGCGGCCTGACCGTCCAGCGTGGTCAGCGGGATGTCCGGCAGCGCGCTCATGCGGCCACCTCCACCAGGGCCTGCAACTGTGCGGCGGCCTGCTGCACCGCCGGCCGCGCGCGCATGCGCTCGCGGTGTTCCAGCAGCCAGGGGAAGGCGGCGGTGTCCACGCCATCGCCCTCCAGCCATTCGCCGATCGTGTAGAGATAGGGGTCGGCCACGGTGTACTGGCTGCCGAACACCCAGGGACCCTGCCACCAGTCGCGGCCGATCAGCGTGAAGGCCTCCTGCATGTTGGGGCCGACCTTGGCCTTCATCGGCTCCCAGCTCGCCGGGTCGTCGGACCAGCGCGCGCCGCGGAACTTGTGCGCATGGGCCACATGCACCGTGCTGGCCAGGTAGCTGTGGAAGGCCTGCAGGCGGGCCCAGGCGAAGGCGTCGTCCAACGGTGCCAGCCGGGCCTCGGGAAAGGACTGGGCGACGAAGGCCAGCAGGGCCGGCGTCTCCACCAGGGGGCCGCGCTCGGTGACCAGGGCCGGCACGCGGCCCAGCGGGTTCACGGCCAGAAAGGCCGGGCTGCGCTGCTGGCCACTGGCGAAGTCCACCCGCCGCAGCTGGACGGGCGCCTGCGCCTCGCACAGCGCGATGTGGGTGGCCTGGGCACAGGTGCCGGGGGCCAGGTAGAGGGTCCAGTGGCGGGGATCCATGGTCGTTCCTCGGTCGGTCATGACAGGCCGGCGATTGTGGGGCGGATCGCGCCGCCCTGCACAAGGCAACGTCTTTCGCATATCGAAGCGCGTTTTGATTCGTTCCTTGTGATCAGGCGCCTGCCTAGCATCTGTTCACGCATGACCAACCACGCTGACCGCATGAGCGGTCCGCGCCCACCCCACCATGAATGCCGCCACACCGCCCCTAGACGCCGCGCTGGCCCCACCCGGGTCCCGGCCA
This sequence is a window from Ideonella dechloratans. Protein-coding genes within it:
- a CDS encoding glutathione peroxidase, giving the protein MSALPDIPLTTLDGQAANLRDHAGQALLVVNVASQCGFTPQYAGLEALQRRFGPQGFAVLGFPCDQFGHQEPGDAQEIRQFCSLRYEVSFPMFAKIAVNGADTHPLYRWLKHEAPGLLGTEGIKWNFTKFLVDPDGRVRRRYAPLDKPESLAADIEAALPRA
- a CDS encoding glutathione S-transferase family protein, with product MDPRHWTLYLAPGTCAQATHIALCEAQAPVQLRRVDFASGQQRSPAFLAVNPLGRVPALVTERGPLVETPALLAFVAQSFPEARLAPLDDAFAWARLQAFHSYLASTVHVAHAHKFRGARWSDDPASWEPMKAKVGPNMQEAFTLIGRDWWQGPWVFGSQYTVADPYLYTIGEWLEGDGVDTAAFPWLLEHRERMRARPAVQQAAAQLQALVEVAA